From the Oceanicaulis alexandrii DSM 11625 genome, one window contains:
- the leuD gene encoding 3-isopropylmalate dehydratase small subunit, whose protein sequence is MLNEPITKVTSRSFVIKDANIDTDQIIPARFLTTTERGALGEACFHDWRFTPDGAPTAHPLNQVNRYEQRILIAGDNFGCGSSREHAPWALRDFGVEAVITSRAADIFKSNALKNGLVVCEIDEAAHAALLDREDLEVTVDVVNQTVTAGNITASFKLDPFARTCLIEGVDPLGFILNQSDAITRFESETAA, encoded by the coding sequence ATGCTCAATGAACCCATCACAAAGGTCACCTCCCGCAGTTTCGTGATCAAGGACGCCAATATCGACACCGACCAGATCATTCCGGCGCGGTTCCTGACCACCACCGAGCGCGGCGCGCTGGGCGAGGCGTGTTTTCATGACTGGCGCTTCACCCCCGACGGCGCCCCGACCGCGCATCCGCTCAATCAGGTGAACCGCTATGAGCAGCGCATCCTGATCGCGGGCGATAATTTCGGCTGCGGCTCGTCGCGCGAACACGCGCCCTGGGCGCTCAGGGATTTTGGCGTCGAAGCCGTCATCACCTCGCGCGCGGCGGACATCTTCAAGTCCAATGCGCTCAAGAACGGCCTTGTGGTGTGCGAGATCGACGAGGCGGCCCATGCCGCTTTGCTCGACCGCGAGGACCTTGAAGTGACCGTCGACGTGGTCAACCAGACCGTGACGGCGGGCAATATCACCGCCAGCTTCAAGCTTGATCCGTTCGCGCGCACCTGTCTGATCGAGGGCGTGGATCCCTTGGGCTTCATCCTCAACCAGTCTGACGCCATCACCCGGTTTGAGAGCGAGACCGCGGCATGA
- the leuC gene encoding 3-isopropylmalate dehydratase large subunit: MKTPSPSDASPKTLFEKVWETHQIQAETDAAPALVYIDLHLIHEVTSPQAFTALEQRGLKVRRPDRVFGTLDHSTPTTPRTPGSKPIYINAAAKKQVETLEDNCRRHGIRLAGWDSPDRGIVHVIGPELGLTQPGMTIVCGDSHTSTHGAFGALAFGIGTTEVGHVLATQALLQSKPKTMRVTVDGRLPHGVGGKDLILAIIAELGAGGASGHVIEYAGEAIEALSMEERMTVCNMSIEAGARAGMIAPDATTFAWLEGRKYAPKGAAWEAAKQRWARLKSDPDARFDAEVHLDGSKLAPMVTWGDSPDMAAPIDASVPRAPEGPAAEALAYMGFKAGEALMGETIDAVFIGSCTNARLSDLREAAAVIAGRHVKPGVRMLVVPGSEAVKRQAEAEGLDAIFRTAGAEWREPGCSMCIAMNGDSGLAGERIVSTSNRNFAGRQGRGVRTVLASPATAAASAIAGAIADPRRILEASHAQ; encoded by the coding sequence ATGAAAACGCCGTCGCCGTCTGACGCTTCCCCCAAAACCCTGTTCGAGAAGGTCTGGGAGACCCACCAGATCCAGGCTGAGACCGATGCGGCGCCCGCGCTGGTGTATATCGACCTGCACCTCATCCATGAAGTGACAAGCCCGCAGGCCTTCACCGCGCTCGAACAGCGCGGGCTGAAAGTCCGCCGACCGGACCGGGTGTTCGGCACGCTGGATCATTCCACGCCCACAACGCCGCGCACGCCCGGCTCCAAGCCGATCTATATCAATGCGGCGGCGAAAAAGCAGGTGGAGACGCTCGAGGATAACTGCCGCCGCCATGGCATTCGCCTGGCGGGGTGGGACAGCCCCGATCGCGGCATCGTGCATGTGATCGGCCCTGAGCTGGGTCTGACCCAGCCGGGCATGACCATTGTCTGCGGCGACAGCCACACCTCCACCCATGGCGCGTTCGGCGCTTTGGCCTTCGGCATCGGCACCACGGAAGTGGGCCATGTGCTGGCGACGCAGGCGCTGTTGCAGTCCAAGCCCAAGACCATGCGCGTCACCGTGGATGGACGCTTGCCCCATGGGGTGGGCGGCAAGGATCTGATCCTCGCCATCATCGCCGAGCTGGGCGCCGGCGGCGCGTCCGGTCATGTGATCGAATATGCCGGCGAAGCGATTGAAGCGCTGTCGATGGAAGAGCGGATGACAGTCTGCAACATGTCCATCGAGGCGGGCGCCCGCGCAGGCATGATCGCGCCGGACGCCACCACATTCGCCTGGCTGGAAGGCCGGAAATACGCGCCCAAGGGCGCAGCCTGGGAGGCGGCGAAGCAGCGCTGGGCGCGGCTGAAATCTGATCCGGACGCACGCTTTGACGCCGAAGTGCATCTGGACGGATCGAAACTGGCGCCCATGGTGACCTGGGGCGACAGCCCGGACATGGCCGCGCCCATCGACGCGTCCGTACCCCGCGCGCCTGAAGGCCCCGCCGCCGAAGCGCTCGCCTATATGGGGTTCAAGGCGGGCGAAGCGCTGATGGGCGAGACCATCGACGCGGTCTTTATTGGCTCGTGCACGAATGCGCGTTTGTCAGATCTGCGCGAGGCGGCGGCGGTGATCGCTGGTCGTCATGTGAAACCGGGCGTGCGCATGCTGGTCGTGCCGGGGTCCGAAGCCGTGAAACGCCAGGCGGAAGCGGAAGGGCTCGACGCCATCTTCCGCACCGCAGGCGCGGAATGGCGCGAGCCGGGCTGCTCGATGTGCATCGCCATGAATGGCGATAGCGGGCTCGCGGGCGAGCGCATCGTCTCCACCTCCAATCGCAATTTCGCCGGCCGTCAGGGCCGCGGCGTGCGCACCGTTCTGGCGAGCCCGGCCACGGCGGCGGCGTCCGCCATCGCCGGCGCCATCGCTGATCCGCGCCGTATTCTGGAGGCGTCTCATGCTCAATGA
- a CDS encoding branched-chain amino acid transaminase, with amino-acid sequence MSIQQVDHIWRNGALIPWADAQVHVLSHALHYGTSFFEGIRSYDTPSGPVVFRLTDHVKRLVDSARIYSVDLPYSPAELADACKEVLRANKLGSAYLRPVSFIGYGSIGVVPAADTPIDTYIAAFPWGAYLGEEARTKGVDVCVSSWNRMAPNTAPTAAKAGGNYLSSYLISREAKSRGYAEGIGLDVDGRLSEGAGENLFLVKDGKLMTPPASSSILQGITRDSVIRLAKREGLEVVEQALPREMLYLCDEAFFTGTAAEVTPIRSIDDKTTRAAGAGPITRLIMDRFFGLFEGRTQDDWGWLEPVHAHVEETGHENAVAV; translated from the coding sequence ATGTCGATCCAACAAGTTGATCATATCTGGCGCAATGGCGCGCTTATTCCGTGGGCGGACGCGCAGGTTCATGTTCTGTCGCACGCCCTGCATTACGGCACCTCGTTTTTCGAAGGCATCCGCAGCTATGATACGCCGTCCGGCCCTGTGGTGTTTCGCCTGACCGATCATGTGAAACGCCTGGTGGATTCCGCCCGGATCTATTCCGTTGATCTGCCCTACAGCCCCGCCGAGTTGGCCGACGCCTGCAAAGAGGTGCTGCGCGCCAACAAGCTGGGCTCGGCCTATCTGCGGCCGGTCAGCTTTATCGGCTATGGCTCAATCGGCGTCGTGCCAGCTGCGGATACGCCGATCGACACCTATATCGCGGCCTTCCCCTGGGGCGCGTATCTGGGTGAAGAGGCCCGCACCAAGGGCGTGGACGTGTGCGTGTCGAGCTGGAACCGCATGGCGCCGAACACCGCGCCGACGGCGGCCAAGGCCGGCGGCAATTATCTGTCGAGCTATCTGATCAGCCGCGAAGCCAAATCGCGCGGTTACGCCGAAGGCATCGGGCTCGATGTGGACGGTCGCCTGTCGGAAGGCGCGGGCGAGAACCTGTTCCTGGTCAAGGACGGCAAGTTGATGACGCCGCCCGCCAGCTCCTCGATCCTGCAAGGCATCACCCGCGACAGCGTCATCCGGCTGGCGAAACGCGAAGGGCTCGAAGTGGTCGAGCAGGCGCTGCCGCGCGAGATGCTCTATCTGTGCGACGAGGCGTTTTTCACCGGCACCGCCGCTGAAGTCACCCCGATCCGCTCGATCGATGACAAGACCACCCGCGCCGCCGGCGCCGGGCCGATCACGCGCCTGATCATGGATCGCTTTTTCGGATTGTTTGAAGGCCGCACCCAGGATGACTGGGGCTGGCTGGAGCCTGTACACGCTCACGTTGAGGAGACTGGTCATGAAAACGCCGTCGCCGTCTGA
- a CDS encoding 2-isopropylmalate synthase: MTRQITIFDTTLRDGEQAPGFSMSEAGKLSVARALQALKVDVIEAGFAAASPGDFKSVERIGQEIEGPAICSLARTTPGDIDAAARALKAAPNKRLHVFLGTSPLHREFKLNMTPDEVLTRIKDMVELARTHFDDVEFSAEDAIRTERGFLVEALSIAAEAGAKTLNVPDTVGYSTPDEIYQLFKHLTEKVSKANEVIFSAHCHDDLGMAVANSLAAVRGGARQIECTVNGIGERAGNCALEDAVMAVRTRRDVFNLTTNIDTRQIMAASRALSKATNTHPPRNKAIVGANAFAHESGIHQHGVLKNRETYEIMKPEDVGLSSNQIVLGKHSGKHALAARAKELGWSLEGDHLQAAFDAFKALADEIGLVDSGQLSALLERLESGTQGDAELWTLKRIDIRSPLSPKDHPVARIEMDHGRRGQVTDIASAPGALDAAYRAVSQIMEIPARVEDIEMQYVAADAHDAGEDGQGADVLVDLKANVEGEVFSGRARARDIIPACVSAYIDALNNACAVRRRRNAKAHAA; encoded by the coding sequence ATGACCCGCCAGATCACGATTTTCGACACCACGTTGAGAGACGGCGAACAGGCGCCGGGCTTCTCCATGTCCGAGGCGGGCAAGCTGAGCGTCGCCCGGGCCTTGCAGGCCTTGAAGGTGGACGTGATCGAAGCGGGGTTCGCCGCGGCCAGCCCGGGCGATTTCAAGTCGGTGGAACGGATTGGCCAGGAGATTGAAGGCCCGGCGATCTGTTCCTTGGCGCGCACGACGCCGGGCGATATCGACGCTGCGGCGCGGGCGCTAAAAGCTGCTCCGAACAAACGCCTGCATGTGTTTCTGGGCACCAGCCCGCTGCATCGCGAGTTCAAGCTGAACATGACCCCGGACGAGGTGCTGACCCGCATCAAGGACATGGTCGAGCTGGCGCGGACGCATTTTGACGATGTGGAGTTTTCCGCCGAGGACGCCATCCGCACCGAGCGGGGCTTCCTGGTCGAAGCGCTCTCCATCGCTGCGGAAGCCGGCGCGAAGACGCTGAACGTGCCTGATACGGTCGGCTATTCCACGCCGGACGAGATCTATCAGCTGTTCAAGCATCTGACCGAGAAGGTCTCCAAGGCGAACGAGGTGATCTTCTCCGCCCATTGCCATGATGATCTGGGCATGGCGGTCGCCAATTCGCTGGCGGCCGTGCGCGGCGGCGCGCGGCAGATCGAGTGCACGGTGAACGGCATCGGCGAGCGCGCGGGCAATTGCGCGTTGGAAGACGCCGTCATGGCGGTTCGCACCCGCCGCGATGTCTTCAACCTGACCACGAATATCGACACGCGCCAGATCATGGCCGCAAGCCGCGCGCTGAGCAAAGCCACCAACACCCATCCGCCGCGAAACAAGGCCATCGTCGGCGCGAACGCCTTCGCCCATGAATCCGGCATTCATCAGCATGGCGTTCTGAAAAACCGTGAAACCTACGAGATCATGAAACCTGAAGATGTGGGGCTCAGCTCCAACCAGATCGTGCTCGGAAAGCACTCTGGCAAACACGCTCTGGCCGCCCGGGCGAAAGAGCTCGGCTGGAGCCTGGAGGGTGACCATCTGCAAGCTGCGTTCGACGCCTTCAAGGCGCTGGCGGACGAGATTGGGCTGGTGGATTCCGGCCAGCTGTCTGCGCTGCTGGAGCGGCTGGAGAGCGGGACGCAAGGAGATGCTGAATTGTGGACTTTGAAACGGATCGATATCCGCTCGCCCCTGTCGCCGAAGGATCATCCGGTCGCCCGCATTGAAATGGACCATGGCCGCCGCGGTCAGGTGACCGACATCGCCAGCGCGCCTGGCGCTCTGGACGCGGCCTATCGCGCCGTCAGCCAGATCATGGAAATCCCGGCGCGGGTCGAGGACATCGAGATGCAGTACGTGGCCGCCGACGCCCATGACGCTGGCGAAGACGGGCAGGGCGCCGATGTGCTGGTTGATCTCAAGGCCAATGTGGAGGGCGAGGTGTTTTCAGGCCGCGCCCGCGCCCGCGACATCATTCCCGCCTGCGTCTCCGCCTATATCGACGCGCTCAACAACGCCTGCGCCGTGCGTCGCCGACGCAACGCCAAAGCTCATGCTGCCTGA
- a CDS encoding ACT domain-containing protein, whose amino-acid sequence MTDRIEIEFRPSEGAILRLIGLVERRGFEVRGVDLPQMPTAGEARMDLTVQPRDAGRRMGTLCAQISKIYGVSAVRAASLAPAFEAVS is encoded by the coding sequence ATGACAGACCGGATCGAGATCGAATTTCGCCCCAGTGAAGGCGCGATCCTGCGTCTGATCGGGCTCGTCGAACGTCGCGGCTTTGAAGTCCGTGGCGTCGATCTGCCTCAGATGCCGACCGCTGGCGAGGCGCGCATGGATTTGACTGTCCAGCCGCGCGACGCCGGTCGGCGCATGGGCACGTTGTGCGCGCAAATCTCCAAGATCTACGGCGTCAGCGCGGTGCGAGCGGCGTCCCTGGCGCCCGCGTTCGAGGCCGTGTCATGA
- the ilvG gene encoding acetolactate synthase 2 catalytic subunit: MTAQPQTAPASNLHRTGAHLVVEALRAEGVTKVFGYPGGAIMPVYDALPGSGLEHILVRHEQAAALAADAYARVSGEVGVCLATSGPGATNLVTGIANAFLDSVPLVAITGQVATPLMGTDAFQEIDVFGVTLPIVKHSFLVRDAADIPKIFAEAFELAKRGRPGPVLIDLPKDVTQASAAFPSVDQTVRAPARGVPSDSASMAQAEALIAQAERPVLYIGGGVTLAKAEDALRRFFARTQIPAVATLKGLGALPTETPGFLGMLGMHGTKAANLAVNESDLLICVGARFDDRATGKLDTFAPQARIVHFDADPSEISKLRDADVGLTGDLAETLDRMEPGVLSIAPWRRRCSEAAERWAMRYDAPGSGIYAPKLLKDISEQAGDKAIITCDVGQHQMWVAQHCRFSRPQAHLTSAGLGTMGYGLPAGIGALMAEPDATVITVSGDGSIMMNIHELATLRRYRLPLKIVLLDNSQLGMVRQWQELFYDENFSEVDLFDNPDFAAVARAFGVEAFTLDRREDAPAAIERLLNTNGPILCHVRIDPRENVWPLVPPGKSNADMMEA; the protein is encoded by the coding sequence ATGACCGCCCAGCCTCAAACCGCACCCGCCTCCAATCTGCACCGCACCGGCGCCCATCTGGTCGTCGAGGCGTTGCGCGCGGAAGGCGTCACCAAGGTGTTCGGCTATCCCGGCGGCGCGATCATGCCCGTTTATGACGCCCTGCCGGGCTCGGGGCTGGAGCATATTCTGGTGCGTCATGAGCAGGCGGCGGCGCTGGCGGCGGACGCTTACGCCCGGGTGTCGGGCGAGGTGGGCGTGTGTCTGGCCACGTCCGGCCCCGGCGCGACCAATCTGGTGACCGGCATCGCCAATGCGTTTCTGGATTCAGTGCCCCTGGTCGCGATCACCGGCCAGGTGGCGACGCCGTTGATGGGGACTGACGCGTTTCAGGAGATCGACGTCTTTGGCGTCACCCTGCCCATTGTCAAACACTCTTTCCTGGTGCGGGATGCGGCCGACATCCCCAAAATCTTCGCCGAGGCTTTCGAGCTGGCGAAGCGCGGGCGGCCCGGACCGGTTCTGATTGACTTGCCAAAAGACGTCACACAGGCGTCCGCGGCGTTCCCCTCGGTGGATCAGACGGTTCGGGCCCCTGCTAGAGGCGTCCCTTCAGATTCGGCAAGCATGGCGCAGGCCGAAGCGCTCATCGCCCAGGCTGAGCGGCCGGTGCTCTATATTGGCGGCGGCGTGACCCTGGCCAAGGCGGAAGACGCCTTGCGGCGGTTTTTCGCGCGCACGCAAATCCCGGCGGTGGCGACTCTGAAGGGTCTGGGCGCTCTGCCCACGGAAACGCCGGGCTTTCTGGGCATGCTGGGCATGCACGGCACCAAAGCGGCGAATTTGGCGGTGAATGAAAGCGATCTGCTGATCTGCGTCGGCGCCCGCTTCGACGACCGTGCGACCGGCAAGCTCGACACCTTCGCGCCCCAGGCCCGGATCGTGCACTTTGACGCCGACCCGTCAGAAATCTCCAAACTGCGCGATGCGGATGTGGGGCTGACCGGCGATCTGGCTGAAACGCTGGATCGGATGGAGCCTGGCGTTCTGAGCATTGCCCCCTGGCGGCGCCGCTGTTCAGAAGCCGCCGAGCGCTGGGCCATGCGCTATGACGCGCCCGGTTCTGGCATCTATGCGCCGAAGCTCTTGAAAGACATCTCCGAACAGGCGGGCGACAAGGCCATCATCACCTGTGATGTGGGTCAGCACCAGATGTGGGTGGCCCAGCATTGCCGGTTCTCGCGTCCGCAAGCGCATCTGACGAGCGCAGGACTGGGAACCATGGGGTACGGCTTGCCCGCCGGTATCGGCGCTTTGATGGCGGAACCGGACGCCACGGTGATCACCGTGTCGGGCGATGGCTCGATCATGATGAACATCCATGAGCTGGCGACCCTGCGTCGCTACCGCCTGCCGCTGAAGATCGTGCTGCTGGACAACTCCCAGCTGGGCATGGTGCGGCAGTGGCAGGAGCTGTTTTACGACGAGAACTTCTCCGAGGTGGATCTGTTCGACAATCCCGATTTCGCCGCCGTGGCGCGCGCCTTCGGGGTCGAAGCCTTCACCCTGGACCGCCGCGAGGACGCGCCCGCCGCGATCGAGCGGCTGCTGAACACGAACGGGCCGATCCTGTGCCATGTGCGCATCGACCCGCGTGAAAATGTCTGGCCGCTGGTGCCGCCAGGCAAATCCAATGCTGACATGATGGAGGCCTGA
- the ilvC gene encoding ketol-acid reductoisomerase, with protein MTRIYTDDDANADALKPGFIAIIGYGSQGRAHARNLRDSGQQVIVGARPGGKAEAKAKDDGFEVFTPAEAAKKASFVALLTPDMSHKDVYECDIAAQLSPGDTLMVAHGFSIHYGQIRPRTDIDVVLVAPKGPGDLVRREFEIGRGVPSLFAIHQDASGKARDKALAYCKSNGGTAGGAIETTLAEETETDLFGEQAVLCGGASELVAAGYQTLVDAGYQPEIAYFECLHELKLIVDLMYEGGISRMHDFISETAKYGDLVSGPRVINDETKARMREVLTDIQTGKFARDWILENQAGKPQYDALLRADLEQDIEKTGARLRARMAWLQPGANAGQA; from the coding sequence ATGACCCGCATCTACACTGACGACGACGCCAACGCAGACGCTTTGAAGCCCGGCTTCATCGCCATTATCGGCTATGGCAGCCAGGGCCGCGCCCATGCCCGAAACTTGCGCGATTCCGGCCAGCAGGTGATCGTCGGGGCACGCCCGGGCGGCAAGGCCGAGGCCAAGGCCAAGGATGACGGGTTTGAGGTTTTCACGCCCGCTGAAGCCGCCAAGAAAGCCAGTTTCGTGGCGCTCCTCACCCCGGATATGAGCCACAAGGACGTGTATGAGTGCGATATCGCCGCGCAGCTTTCGCCCGGCGATACGCTGATGGTGGCGCACGGCTTCTCGATCCATTACGGCCAGATCCGTCCGCGCACCGATATCGACGTGGTGCTGGTCGCGCCGAAAGGTCCGGGCGATCTGGTGCGCCGGGAGTTCGAGATCGGGCGCGGCGTGCCCTCCCTGTTCGCCATCCACCAGGATGCGTCGGGCAAGGCGCGCGACAAGGCGCTGGCCTATTGCAAGAGCAATGGCGGCACGGCCGGCGGCGCGATCGAGACCACTTTGGCCGAGGAGACCGAAACCGATCTGTTCGGCGAGCAGGCGGTGTTGTGCGGCGGCGCGTCCGAGCTGGTCGCCGCGGGGTATCAGACCCTGGTGGATGCCGGTTATCAGCCTGAAATCGCTTACTTTGAATGCCTGCACGAGCTCAAGCTGATCGTGGACCTGATGTATGAGGGCGGCATTTCGCGCATGCATGACTTCATCTCGGAAACCGCCAAATACGGCGATCTGGTCTCCGGTCCCCGCGTCATAAATGACGAGACCAAAGCGCGGATGCGCGAGGTGCTGACCGACATCCAGACCGGCAAGTTCGCCCGCGACTGGATCCTGGAGAACCAGGCCGGCAAGCCGCAATACGACGCCTTGCTGCGGGCCGATCTGGAACAGGACATCGAGAAAACCGGCGCCCGTTTGCGCGCTCGCATGGCCTGGCTGCAACCCGGCGCCAACGCCGGCCAAGCCTAG